The genome window CAAGCGGCGCAATTGGGGCCAGACTTTCTACAGATGCAGCTGCAGTGAGAAGTCTGGTCGGAGATGCGCTTGGTTTGCTTGTTCAAAGTATTGCAACTGCAATCGCTAGTTTGGTTATTGCCTTTGTAGCAAATTGGCAACTGGCTCTTATAATTCTTGTGTTGATACCTCTATTAGGAGTCAATGGATACATCCAAATGAAGTTCATTAAAGGTTTTAGCATGGATGCAAAGGTAAGCTGCTTAAAGCTCGTACAAAAATGCATTACAGCTGATAGCTGATACctgcaaaagaaaatcaaatttcagtTGAGCAAACAATGCTGAAATCTCCCTATAATTGGATGATAATGAATAGAACTAACGTTGCTTGTTAACTTAATTGAATGATCACAGAAAAACTATGAGGAAGCAAGTCAGGTGCCACTGATGCAGTAGGGAGTATTAGAACAGTCGCTTCTTTTGTTGCTGAAGAGAAGGTGAtgcaaatttatcaaaacaaatgTGAAGGCCCGATGAAAGCAGGAATAAGGCAGGGGTTAGCAAACGGGGTAGGTTTTGGAGTATCATTCTTCTTCCTGTTTACTGTCTATGCTGTCAGCTTCTATGCGGGAGCCAGACTTGTTGATGCAGGAAAGGCAACATTTGCTGAGGTTTTTCGCGTAAGTATCTTTTCTGTATTGCTTATCGAGGATGTCATAAGATGCTTCTTTCATTTATTTACTCAGAAGCTGTTTGCAGGTATTTTTTGTTCTCACATTGGCAGCCTTGGGAGTATCTCAATCGAGCTCGCTTTTCCCTGATGCTGGTAAAGCAAAGGCTGCTGTCGCTTCTGTCTTTGCAATTCTTGACCGAAAATCAAAAATAGACTCTAGTAACAACTCTGGATTAAATCAGGAAGAAGTTAAGGGAGAGATTGAGTTACGCCATGTCAGTTTCAAATATCCCACAAGACCCAACATTACAATTTTCAGGGATCTTTGCTTGACTATTCGTTCTGGCAAGGTATTCAAACATTCCTTGAGAAGCAAAGAAGCATGTACATGTCTTCGGAGATATACTTGGTTCATTGACATCCTAATCCTACTACGAGGTTATTGCATTTCTTTTTGCAGACAGTTGCACTGGTTGGCGAAAGTGGGAGTGGTAAATCGACTGTGATCTCGCTGCTGCAGAGATTTTATAATCCTGATTCAGGTCAAATCTTACTGGATGGAACTGAAATCCAAAAACTACAAGTGAAGTGGTTGAGGGAGAAAATGGGGCTTGTGAGTCAGGAACCTGTGTTATTCAATGACACAATCCGAGCCAATATTGCCTATGGAAAGGAAGGAAATGCAACCGAAGCAGAAATTTTAGCTGCAGCAGAATTGGCAAATGCTTACAAATTCGTCAGTAGCTTACAGCAGGTTAGAACACCGTAATGGACAGAAAAATGCCATTTTTCACTTGCTTAAGAGAGCTTGAGAAATACTGTTTGATCTATTGCAGACAATACATACAAATATTGTTTCTTATGACAACTCTACTCTAAATTGTTACTGACAAGGATGTTTGGATTGTCAACAATAATGCAATGCAGAGAGTGGCAATTGCACGAGCAATAGTGAAAGCTCCAAAGATATTGCTACTAGATGAAGCTACCAGTGCACTTGATGCAGAGTCTGAACGAGTGGTTCAAGAAGCACTCGATCGCATAATGGTGCACAGAACCACAGTGGTTGTGGCTTATCGGTTGTCCACAATCAGGGGTGCTGATATGATAGCTGTGGTGAAAAACGGAGTCATTGCGGAGAAAGGAAAACACGAAAGTCTGATGAATATCAAAGATGGTATTTATGCTTCCTTGGTGGCTCTACATACAACTGCTTCATACTAGTGAGCTTCTTGTTTGTATCCATGTTCTTCACCTCCAAATACATTGCCTTTTGTCCTTGGTTCAATTATATTATATGTCCTTGATTGTAATGTAAATTAATAGATGTTGCCCTTACCCTAAAAAAAAAACGAGGCAGCAAATTGTCATTGACCATGCAACTGGAGATTTGGTTTTCTGGATAGCAAGCCTCAATAGATGACACATCAGCATGAGACAAATATTAACAtcttcatttctctctctctttttctttttctttttttcccagaTTTTGTCCCGACATATAGTTGATCACTGTGGAATGATGTTGAATGTACTAATAAATCaaagagcttttttttttcctctttttattttgcaattttaaacatatgtAACATGCTTGGTTCAGATGGGTTGTAGTTTGTCAATGTTGTCGAGACCCATTTGATCATCATGAAGTGCATAATCCTTTATCTGACAATTGGGTGTTGTGACTTGTTGGTCTATATCGGTTGGCTTTGCCAAGAGACGTGAATTTATAAGAGTGTCTCCCTCTCTCATGAATTAATCATTTTTCTTTGGGTTCGTACTATCGGAATCAATAAATTTAAAGTGGACAGTGAGTGAAAAGtggaaaattcaaaaccaaaaatattatatataaatatgtgagTGGGATGAAATTTCTAACATTGGACCCCTtgattttggtttatttttcaAACTAATGAAAAAAGGCACCATTAACTTAACATCTTGGATAACCTAATCGAGAGGAGGGCACGATTGATTTCTCATGAAAAATTAATGAAGTTTttggaattttaaaaataaattatgtaggTTGGATTTATTTGTGAAGGTTGGTTGTGTAGATGTTGGTTTCGACTTTCGATTACATCACAAGCAGCATCCCATCTACACTCGGTGGGGAGGCGACTGGGGAGGGTCTTTGCTGAGTAGGACGCGTCATTAGTGATTGCCTGCCAACAAGGCATACGACGTGGCAGCGGCAAGGGCAGAGATTGAGCAAAGACGCATGTCTGGACGATGAGGGAGCGTGGCTAACCGAAAAGGATCACGAGCAGACGGGTGCCGCGCATAGGCATAGTGCCACGTCAGTATTGACCAATAGGAGACACCCACGTCTACGAAGCAGTTGATTTCCCCATTCTTCCTCCCTCCGCTACTTGTACGTCTGTTTCCATCATAAGTACCGCGTTTTCTCTGGATGAAAAGTCCCCCTCGGTGGCAAGGAAGCTAGACCTAATGGATGTTTCGGGCTTAGTTTTCCGTCAGTTTCCATGCATGGGTGCTTGTTATCGGATCATCGGCGATAGAGACTTTAGAGTTTGTTCGAGACTCAGAATTGTAGATTCCGTGTCCGGGGGGTTCAGAGACGATGGGCATATACAGTATTATAAAAGCGGATGGCCCAGGTCCCGGTGCGAAGCCAAGAAGCGGGAGACGGATTCAACCAAGAAGAAGTTAAAAATGCTTAAAGGGTTAACCAGGGACTTGTCCACCTTTTCTGGCATGGATCGTCCTCACACTCACGGACTGGTGTCTCAACTTCAAGGCAAGGCGATATCGGTAACCGTACGTATTAGACCTTAATTTCTTATCTTAAAATATACAAGACTCTTCATGTatgatttttggtttttaatcGGAAAATTGAATTCGAAAACTActgtttgtgtttatttgttgtatCAATTTTACTGTGCCTGATTGATTTCAGTTTTAGAAAATCACaggtttttttatcattttttttccgTATGAATTTAAGCATGAAATAAGTGGGGATTGGGGACATCCTTAATTTATCTTAAAGTCCAGTTCTTGTTTAGGGTGGTGTGTGAATGTGAATTGGTATATGTGTGAATGCTGGAATGAATTGATCTTGCAGAATTAGAGAGAGCCTAGATGGAGCCTTGCtctttgtatttgaattttgtttctaAACCATAATCTTTTACTGTAATACAGGAAGCAGCAGAGATACTGCTGAAACAGCTTCAACTTCTTAAAGCAGAGGAGAAGGaattgaagaggaagagaaagcaAGAGAAGGCCAGGCTGAAAGCTCAACGGATGGAAACCAAGCTCGAGTCTGAATCATCCTCGTCATCCGAATCTAGTGACAGTGAATGCGGAGAAGTCATAGACATGAGCGGTATGCAGAATGAAGCAGCTGCAAGCCCTGGAACATTTACTCAAGAGTCCACGGCTTCAACCCTTCCTGCCTTGTTGCCGCAAGAGCTGAACACAGCTGAGGAAATAATTTCGCAAGACTGCAATGGATGCGATCGTGGAGAAGAAAGTTGCATCGGACCAAGCAGGAGTAGCAACTATTCAAGCATCGTTGATTGTCAAGTTAGAAATGTCTCAAGGATTGAGATTTGCATGGGTGGTAAGTGCAAGAAATCAGGGGGTGCAGCCTTGTTGGAGGAATTTGGGAGAGTGATGGGTGTTGAAGGTGCTGCTGTTGGGTGCAAGTGTATGGGGAAATGCAGGGATGGTCCAAATGTCAGGATATTGAATGAAGATGATTCTGTTAGGACTCCGCCTTACCCTCTCTGCATAGGTGTTGGTTTGGATGATGTGGGGGTTATTGTGGCGAATTTCTTTGGACAAAAAAAGACACAAGTTTTGGGATTGAACCCTTCATCGTAGAAGTTGGAATGGCTCTCTTGTTGATAATTGATCCCGGCCCTGTTGGGTGGTTATGGTAGTGTGAGTGGGCTTTCTTCCATTTTTATTTCTATTCTATTCATCTTGGAATGGTTCTCTTGTTGGATACTTGATGATGCCTTTAGGTGTTCATAGGACTAAATTGGTTTGCCTATCCTGTAAACTCTCTAAAAGCCTTTCCTTCTGCATGTGCTGTGAGGTTACTTGCAGATGTAtaaaacttttcaattttcaagtcTCGGTGAATGTTTCAACTTCTGAGCAAGtattgtatggtttgaaacttTCAAATATTCATCAAGATGGCAAAAATGATGCAGTGAGCAAACTATAATTATTGAGTGCTTACCCTCGAAGAAATGTACGGCAGTTGCGCAGCAACTACACAGTAAAGAGTACATTCAGGTGTAACTGGACCTGATCAAGGGCCGAGCTGCCCGATACCCCGACCCACCGGCCTGATAAAAAAACAGGCTTGACAATCTCCGCGTGCGTTTTAAtcatatttcaaaattcaaatatattattattattattactacttATTACTTATTAGAGTTTAGGACGGGCTTGGATAGAAATTTTTAGCCCAAAAATTAAATAGGCCCAGCCCGTGAGatcaaaaaattatttcaagCTTGCTAAGGGCCCACCCATGATTGTGCCCATCATTTGTTGATCCAAAGTATCATTACATAATTTGTCATTTCTACATTGACCATGGGGGATCATTCCCGACTCAAGGAATCGACTCCAAGTCACATCAGCCCTTCttatcaaattttttaaaatatagtaAATCGTCCTCTATATCTTACTATACTCATTTCtccaattatttttaatatattttttatttaatttttatcgaTTATGTTTTAGAcgaacaaatatatttttatagatAGACAACTAATGTACAACACAAATTAAACAATGTATGCAAAAAGTAGGAAGTCAACTGACGCAGTGAAAATTGCGATCACTACTTGGGTTGTTCATATTTACCAACCGGTTTTTCCTCTGTGTCATTTCCCTGTTCGGCATACATGCTTTGATGAGATGAGCGATTGAGTGATGGCAAGTCTAGGCCCATAAATAGGAACCCTGGACCAATCCAGCCCCAACTACACCAAATGATGTAACGTAGGTTATGGATGGCCCAAATAAACAAGATTACTACGTTGGCATACGGGCTAAGCATACAGACACAGAGGGCAGTAAAAATGAACTATATCACCTTCTCATTATCATTAAAAATCAACAGTGCAAGAAACATATAAAACACCAATGTGTTTTTTCTCAAAGTCATTTCTCGTACCATTCTGCTGGGATTTATAAATTTCTTGTGCGCtagttgttttttctttttggtttttcctCCCCTCAAGTGAGAAGGATTGACCGTAATACTATTTGATAACCCTAattaaatcataatttttttaataaaaaaagtatTTGACTCCTAAAAATACTATCCAAAAGATGACTTAGGACATCTCCAACCATAAGTTGGAAATTGGGGATGCAATTTAAATTTTTCATCCATGAATAATGTAAAAGTGAGGGTGGTATAATTCATTTACTCCAATGGTGAGTGGAAAATGGGGATGCAAAgtgatttctttatatttttgaattttttttaatgtgaaacTCTCTCTTAACTATCAAACTTTATTTCCCTCCAAAATTTTTCATCTCCTCATTTGGGAGCTATATTTAGCAATTCATAATGAGAAGTTGTATAATACAACCCCATATACCACTTGggttggaaaagaaaattttcttctaaaaatgTTATTTTGAAAGTTAGGAAGAATACAACCCCATATATCACTTGGGTTGGAGATGATAataggaaaataataaaaactacaattatatatatattttttttaccgCACACACAGATCAATCCTCTTTTATCGATCTCAATTCAAATAGGACAAACATGGCCATCGAATACACAATCTCTCCCTCCATCACTTGGACAATCATGCAAAGTTTTTATTCCACAACGATAATATTGAAGTTGTACATGTTTTTGTCCGAAAACTGCGTGCGTGGATTGGTAACAAACGGTCCTAGAAAGGTAGCAAGACCAAAGGTAACGTTTTTAACAAGGTAGTTTTTGTTATTTGAGGACTTAAACATTTATAAAGATGCATTATTAAAAGAGGGAGAAAATTTTGTCACGTATGCTACAAGTTTGTTATTTTCACAAATTCTTTGCTTATGGTATGtgaattttgagtttttgacaTAGGGTGTGTTTGGTGCACAATTGTGGCCTAGTTGATTATGCACCAAACAACCATTTTTGGGTGCAAGTTCCAATGTAATTTTGGCACAATCTTATTGCAATTCTACAATAATCCATCTGAGTACAATTTTCTCCAAATTTGTCTGAGATTTTCACCTTTAACCTTGTTTTAAGTTTGTTGTGCTGATTATACCCTTATACAATTATACTAGGGTTTTACCTTGGTTTCCTCATCTCGCGAACCAATTAATCGTGTTTCACAGAGTTGACAAACAACGACAAAcctaactcttttttttaattaaattattttcattgttttaattaatattataaattgtttgatttttattttactatttaatTTAACTTGTTTCAACTTAAATACATCATACCTTTGCACATAATTTGTCTTTAACAGTTCATCTGTTTGGCAAGGCGGCAATGCCAACGTTTACGCTACGCGTACCGTCGACGTCTATCGCATTGTCAAACAACATGGCGTCTGCAGCAGAATTGTTGTACAAATGACAGCGGTTCCGCTGTCTACAAAGAAGTAATTTGTCTTTAACAGTCCATTTGTTTGGCAAGGCAGCAAGACCAACGTTTCAGCTACGCGTACCGTCGACGTCTTATCGCCTTGTCAAACAGCATGGTGTCTGCAGCGGAATCGCTGTGCAAATGACAGCGGTTCCGCTATCTGCAAAGAAGCTATGTTTAGGAGCTTCTTTGTagcatttattgttttttttaataatttgttttctatTATTAATACCAATTAAATATCACTCAAtcacctcattttctctctctcttaattcaGTAACCATAAAACCTCCATCCATTTTAATAACTTCCAATTTCTCTCGATCCAGCGATCGTTCTTCATCTCCTCACTGCGTTCATCATCATCCGCAACTCCAATTTGTTGACTGAACTCGCTTTAAGGTAATTTCTAAGATTTTGTGGCTTTTctctttctatttttatttggatttcgtTACTTGTTTGTATTCTTCTGCGCAATTTGAGTGTTTTATGTACCATTACATTTGATCTGAAAGTGTCCTATGACTTTGATTTTTGCAAGTCTTTGATTTCTTCGTTTATGGGTTATTCAGTGTTGCACTTGATGATGGTATAACATAGGTGTATTGCTTGCATATGTCTTTGTATAAGTGATTTGTACCTGCATAACAGATGATGTCTTCATCTTTATGAGCTGAATTAGGATAAATAGCATCACATAAAGAGGATTGCATCTCTACTAGATCATCTAAGCTAGCTGGAGGCCAAACCCGCTCTGCCAAACAAACACACTACCAACATTGTACCATTTAAATACCATAattaagagcacttgcaatggttgGTATTTGATGGCTCATGGAGTGTTGTTGGTCCATTGATGTGGGCATGACAAATGTCATGCTCATATCTTTGCTCTCAAGTGGATCCCATAGCACACACTcacatttttatataaaaattaatatcgAGTCTCACctatattacacaaaaatcaaacaataaatTTATACCATTCTCATATAATACCCATTCTCCGTAAAAAAAGTTAACCATTGTGATTGCTCCAATGTTAGCATAAACGCCACGGCCAAAATTGTCCACCAACGACCTATACTACGGAGTTTGTTAAAAACATAATCAATTCTATTGGAAAATCCAAATTCAATCCGGTTGTTTGATAAGCAGTAGCAGCTCTCCTCCCGGAAactcgtaaaaaaaaaaaggaaaaaaagaaaaagagaaatggATATTGTAGAAATTATTATGATACTAAACAAATACAGAGCTTGATGTCCAATTTGTGCAATCTCAGAATTCACCAAAATTGCCAATCGGGACTCGCGATTGGAAAATTGCCGCGTACCCCCGTCCTCTCTTAAATTGTCGGACAACCATGGCTGTATTCTCATTTTCTGTAAGCCACAGACAAACGCATATCTTGCAGGGAAACTGCGTGGTGATTTCGTAAAGAGATCGGACCTGCAAATTTGTCCCTAATATTGCAGGATATCCGCGATATAAAGTACATCCTCGAAGATGGTCTTCTCTCGAAAGGAGTTCATGGTTCGGCACTATGCTATTCACCGTGTGAGTACCACCTTCCCAACTGACGTGAAAAGTTACAAAAAATAAGTCATGTATATATGGACTTTCCTACAAGCACTACTCGTCACAATTGCTAAAACTACTTGTAAGTTGCAACAATGCAATCCGTGAATAGGGTTTTCTGTTTGTGAATGCCTTCACCCGCCTTTTACTTCTTGTGTTGTATAAATCTGCatatttatctctttttttaatcaaaGGGTTAGTGTTATATAAGTGCTTAATAGATTAAGGTCATTCATTTCCTTCTTGGCGATGAAGCTATTGACATGGATTTGGTCGGCCTTCTTGATTTTTATGGTTTCCGCTGAGGGACTGGTGAGGATTGGCCTAAAGAAGCGACCATTAGATCTA of Tripterygium wilfordii isolate XIE 37 chromosome 13, ASM1340144v1, whole genome shotgun sequence contains these proteins:
- the LOC120013472 gene encoding diacylglycerol O-acyltransferase 3 isoform X2, whose protein sequence is MDVSGLVFRQFPCMGACYRIIGDRDFRVCSRLRIVDSVSGGFRDDGHIQYYKSGWPRSRCEAKKRETDSTKKKLKMLKGLTRDLSTFSGMDRPHTHGLVSQLQGKEAAEILLKQLQLLKAEEKELKRKRKQEKARLKAQRMETKLESESSSSSESSDSECGEVIDMSGMQNEAAASPGTFTQESTASTLPALLPQELNTAEEIISQDCNGCDRGEESCIGPSRSSNYSSIVDCQVRNVSRIEICMGGKCKKSGGAALLEEFGRVMGVEGAAVGCKCMGKCRDGPNVRILNEDDSVRTPPYPLCIGVGLDDVGVIVANFFGQKKTQVLGLNPSS
- the LOC120013472 gene encoding diacylglycerol O-acyltransferase 3 isoform X1 — its product is MDVSGLVFRQFPCMGACYRIIGDRDFRVCSRLRIVDSVSGGFRDDGHIQYYKSGWPRSRCEAKKRETDSTKKKLKMLKGLTRDLSTFSGMDRPHTHGLVSQLQGKAISVTEAAEILLKQLQLLKAEEKELKRKRKQEKARLKAQRMETKLESESSSSSESSDSECGEVIDMSGMQNEAAASPGTFTQESTASTLPALLPQELNTAEEIISQDCNGCDRGEESCIGPSRSSNYSSIVDCQVRNVSRIEICMGGKCKKSGGAALLEEFGRVMGVEGAAVGCKCMGKCRDGPNVRILNEDDSVRTPPYPLCIGVGLDDVGVIVANFFGQKKTQVLGLNPSS